One genomic segment of Musa acuminata AAA Group cultivar baxijiao chromosome BXJ3-3, Cavendish_Baxijiao_AAA, whole genome shotgun sequence includes these proteins:
- the LOC135632690 gene encoding probable protein phosphatase 2C 68 yields MAEICCDVVTQAERLANPCSPRPRLDRRRRMTRRFKILAGAEALDLTQEMDGKRRRLGCSRSSPGVEGAEEPRVEVVTQRASDPELTHLSPPKYGMMAVCGRRREMEDAVSIRPNFVKRACRAAARNHSFFGVYDGHGCSHVAALCRNRMHELVAEEMSRLGSDPLPPEAWTRLMERSFSLMDSEASAAAQLGSDRLIPCCRCELQTPRCDNVGSTAVVGVVGPTHIVVANCGDSRAVLCRGGVPVPLSFDHKPDRPDELSRIEAAGGRVIYWEGARVLGVLAMSRAIGDNYLKPYVTSEPEVTVTERSEEDECLILGSDGLWDVVTNDMACHVARMCLRASSPARVPGERRDGACSDAATLLTKLALARGSEDNVSVVVVDLRRQSR; encoded by the exons ATGGCAGAGATCTGTTGCGACGTCGTGACCCAGGCGGAGCGGTTGGCCAACCCCTGCTCGCCCAGACCTCGCTTGGACCGGCGGCGCCGCATGACCCGCCGGTTCAAGATCCTCGCCGGCGCAGAAGCGCTGGATCTGACGCAGGAGATGGACGGGAAGAGGCGGCGATTGGGTTGCTCCCGCTCGTCACCCGGCGTGGAGGGCGCGGAGGAGCCGAGGGTGGAAGTGGTGACTCAGAGGGCGAGCGACCCAGAGCTGACGCATTTGTCGCCCCCTAAGTATGGGATGATGGCCGTTTGCGGCCGGAGGAGGGAGATGGAGGACGCTGTCTCCATCCGCCCGAACTTCGTCAAACGTGCATGTCGGGCTGCCGCCAGGAACCACAGCTTCTTCGGCGTCTACGACGGCCATGGTTGCTCCCAt GTGGCGGCGTTGTGCAGAAATCGGATGCACGAGTTGGTGGCTGAGGAGATGTCAAGACTCGGATCTGATCCCCTGCCTCCGGAGGCATGGACGAGGTTGATGGAGCGGAGCTTCTCGCTGATGGACTCGGAGGCGTCGGCGGCGGCGCAGTTAGGCAGTGACCGGCTGATCCCCTGCTGCCGCTGCGAGCTTCAGACGCCAAGGTGCGACAACGTGGGCTCCACCGCCGTCGTCGGCGTCGTGGGACCTACCCACATCGTCGTCGCCAACTGCGGCGACTCGCGTGCCGTCCTCTGCCGCGGCGGCGTTCCCGTTCCCCTCTCCTTCGATCACAAG CCGGACCGGCCGGACGAGCTGAGTCGGATCGAGGCGGCCGGTGGTCGAGTCATCTACTGGGAAGGCGCAAGGGTTCTCGGCGTGCTCGCCATGTCACGAGCCATCG GGGACAACTACCTGAAGCCGTACGTGACATCGGAACCGGAGGTGACTGTGACGGAGAGGAGCGAGGAGGACGAGTGCCTCATCCTGGGAAGCGATGGGCTGTGGGACGTGGTCACCAACGACATGGCCTGCCACGTCGCTCGCATGTGCCTGCGGGCCAGTTCACCCGCGAGGGTACCCGGCGAGCGTCGCGACGGCGCGTGCTCCGACGCCGCGACGCTGCTGACGAAGCTGGCGCTCGCGAGGGGGAGCGAGGACAATGTCAGCGTGGTCGTCGTTGACCTGAGGAGACAATCGAGATGA
- the LOC135633966 gene encoding E3 ubiquitin-protein ligase RDUF1-like yields the protein MMTSMATAPSYWCYRCSRFVRVWPRDAVVCPDCGGGFLEEVDSPPRPLPVSAASAEPRRRRFPSAAVDRAGVRRHHRSSTGERSPFNPVIVLRGPPEGRGDADRAAGNSFELYYDDGSGSGLRPLPESMSDFLMGSGFERLLDQLAQIEVNGFGGGGGFEHPPASKAAIESMPTIEIADGHIMMESHCAVCKDPFELGAEAREMPCKHIYHQDCILPWLLLRNSCPVCRHEMPTDAPERGMAEPDADEQTHVAGNEEEMVGLTIWRLPGGGFAVGRFTGGRRAGERGLPVVYTEVDGGFSTGGAPRRISWSSRGSRSREGGGIGQAFRSFFSFFRRLRSSSTTSSRLSSESRSTSTSSLRSRRHSIFSRSSRSRTTNWALEDGNASAIARW from the coding sequence ATGATGACTTCTATGGCGACGGCGCCGTCGTACTGGTGTTACCGTTGCAGTCGCTTCGTCAGGGTTTGGCCCCGGGACGCAGTCGTCTGCCCCGACTGCGGCGGCGGCTTCCTCGAGGAGGTGGATTCGCCTCCCCGCCCCCTTCCTGTCTCTGCAGCCAGCGCGGAGCCTCGTCGCCGCCGCTTCCCCTCCGCCGCCGTCGACAGAGCCGGCGTTAGGCGGCACCACCGTTCGTCCACTGGCGAACGCTCCCCTTTCAACCCCGTCATCGTCCTCCGCGGTCCGCCCGAAGGTCGAGGCGATGCGGATCGTGCCGCCGGCAACAGCTTCGAGCTCTACTATGATGACGGCTCCGGATCTGGCCTCCGCCCCTTGCCGGAAAGCATGTCGGACTTCTTGATGGGATCTGGGTTTGAGCGACTACTCGACCAGCTCGCCCAGATCGAGGTCAATGGATTCGGTGGGGGCGGTGGCTTCGAACACCCACCGGCTTCGAAGGCTGCCATCGAATCGATGCCCACCATCGAGATCGCTGACGGCCACATCATGATGGAATCCCATTGTGCCGTCTGCAAGGATCCCTTTGAGCTCGGAGCTGAAGCCCGTGAGATGCCCTGCAAGCACATCTACCACCAAGATTGCATCTTGCCATGGCTCTTGCTCAGAAATTCTTGCCCTGTTTGCCGCCATGAGATGCCGACAGATGCACCGGAAAGGGGTATGGCAGAACCGGATGCCGATGAGCAGACTCACGTCGCTGGCAACGAGGAGGAGATGGTGGGGCTCACCATATGGAGGCTTCCTGGTGGTGGGTTTGCCGTTGGGAGGTTTACTGGTGGCAGGAGAGCAGGGGAGAGGGGACTTCCAGTCGTTTACACAGAGGTGGATGGTGGATTCAGCACCGGTGGAGCACCGAGAAGAATATCATGGTCCTCCAGAGGGAGTCGGTCGAGGGAGGGTGGAGGAATTGGTCAAGCATTCCGCAGTTTTTTCTCATTCTTCAGGCGTTTGAGATCTTCTTCCACCACTTCGTCGAGATTGAGCTCTGAATCTCGTTCAACCTCTACCTCTTCTCTTAGAAGCAGGAGGCATTCAATCTTCAGTAGGAGTTCGCGGAGCCGCACCACTAATTGGGCATTGGAGGATGGGAATGCAAGTGCAATTGCAAGATGGTGA